GACCGGGATCTCGTGCTCGACCTGTGTATCCGCCAGGATATCCCATGGGTGCGGACCCCCGGCCAAGTTCTGCATTTGGAATCAACCCGAATATTCGGTCGAACGCGCCGAACTACAACCGTGCTGCTTCGTACGGGCCTAGCGCCATGGGATACCGCTCACCAGGCCCCAGTACGCCATCAACGACTAGCCCCACAAGCCCAGCGTCGGCGGCACCTAAACTCGATATTGGCTACTCAGCACCCCTCGAGAATCCTCACCCCGATGCTCGCAGACGTCCTCAGCGACTGGACAACATGCCTCCCCCGGACAGGAGACCTGTGCGGGGCCCTGCTTCTCCCCACTCCCAGGGTGGACCGACGGGCTCTCCTAGGCCGCCTGCCTCGCCTTCCACCGCATATCCCCCACGGACTGAATCCATGCCGCCGCCCGGTGCTGCAGCGACGCCCCGGccctcgtcatcgtctgcTTCCACACCTAAgcctcctccctcaacttcGACTCCCAAGCCTCCCTCCACGGCTTCGAGCACATCTAGCCAAAAACCCGCACCCGCTAAACAGCATGGTAACCTGCCAGGCAAGGGCCCCAAAACATTCGAGGAGATGGGTGTTCCGACTGTCCAGAAAGACAATGATTGCGTATGTAACCTCCTTTCTTGGATATCTCACTTTTAAAGACGCTGTCATCAAGCTAACTACGCGCAGATCGTCATGTGATACCCTTGAAGATCTCTTACTTTTGGTCTTTCTTCATCTGTGCCATATTCGAAAggacaaaaaaaaatttgGGGAGTGGGTTTTTCTTtatcattttttttttacttctcCCTTGCGTACAGGATCTATTAATGTAGATGGTTTGGAGTGTTGGAAAATTGGATGGTCAGTAGACGAGAAGATGCATAGTGATATCTTCCCGTGTCTTGGGCCATCTAAGGATTGCATATGTCGTTCACCCTGTTGTCCTGAATCTTCCCCTTTTTACTCCAGTTTGTTCTTGGATGTGATGTTTTGTTTCGGTATCACGATTTACATGCAACGGCGTAGGACCAAGTATCTTGCAGCATGACCAGGCCTTTGTCtgtcctttctcttctggcCCCTCCACAATTTCAGCTCGCGTGTTCAGCCTGCCTGAAGGCAacaatcttttttttagataattttaatccACTACCTTCCATTTCCAGATGAGAGCCCTGTCGTGTGGCCCACGTGATGATCCAGGCATACGACGGGCCTATCATTCGCTGAATCCCACATATCATATCTTGGTTTATCCTTCCGAAGTCTCTCTTCAATCTTGCTCGCAAGAATCCGAGCAACGCAATCCGACCTCTCCATGGCCCAGAGAAAGGCGAAAAATGAGAAGCAGCTGGGTGCCGGATGTGAGCAACTCACAATCTCTAAACCACAGTCGAGCTGGCGTATGCACAGCTAACAAAGTAAATTTGGAAAAGCCGCTGCTCCTGATGGTTCTGCATTAGTGCTTGAGTATCTCCGTGAGCTTACTCCACCATTTGCTAGTCTGCTTGCTCTGAGGAGTCTTGTAATTGTTGACCGTGCTTGCTTGATAGGAAAACAAAAGTATAGATCTCTTCCACTCAGTTGAGTAGGCTGGTTAGTGTTGTTCAAGTAACTAATATGTTGTGGGCTGTCAACGAGACAGTCGTCCTTATTCGGTTGGTCTccataattattttaatgaTGGCGATAAGGGAAGGTAGGGAAAGGTCTTCCACGGCTGATGTACGGCAGGCTACCGAGGTTTCGGTGAATCTGCACAATAAGATTACAAAAGGTAGGCTCCGTTTTACCAAGGCGAGACCTTTGTGAGACTTGCGTGCTAAAGCTGTACATATGATAGCACACGCTGCGAAAGCTCTACGGGAACTACATCAGAATAAACAAATTGAAGGACGGGCTGCTGGTAAGCAGACCAGAAGCAATATAAGGATAAATATGCAATGGGATGGAAAAATTGATTCGCGATACATTAGGGAAACAGATAGTATATCACGCCCTCCAGGAGACGTCCACCGAAGTGACACCCGAGATCATTGCAGCTTTGGATGAGCAGGCTGAGAAACTGCAGGAGCAAGTAACCAGTCTCGAAGCTGCAGAGAAAAGGACGCGAGCGGAGCTAGCAACCATCTGTG
The window above is part of the Aspergillus luchuensis IFO 4308 DNA, chromosome 8, nearly complete sequence genome. Proteins encoded here:
- a CDS encoding putative TBP interacting domain protein (COG:T;~EggNog:ENOG410PRCG;~InterPro:IPR040461,IPR010776,IPR036388;~PFAM:PF07106;~go_process: GO:0007131 - reciprocal meiotic recombination [Evidence IEA]), coding for MAQRKAKNEKQLGAGSAAPDGSALVLEYLRKQNRPYSATEVSVNLHNKITKAHAAKALRELHQNKQIEGRAAGKQIVYHALQETSTEVTPEIIAALDEQAEKLQEQVTSLEAAEKRTRAELATICARPLLSELRRDVGQFEQEHEAIRARLVQARGSDAGTVPVQIRVDAERDWNHWQNQAKVRGRICRDLWRMCSEVVPDNMGREELWENLGLEGPFLK